Sequence from the Equus asinus isolate D_3611 breed Donkey chromosome 5, EquAss-T2T_v2, whole genome shotgun sequence genome:
CCTGCTCGGGGAGAAACGCTGCAGCCCCTTGAGGCTCTGGGCCCAGGCCCCTGTGCCAGGAGCGCTGGGCAGACTGTTCTGCAGCGTTGTTGTGTCAAGCTGTTTCAAGAGGTTGAAACTTTCTTGGCAAAGCCCCTCCTCCTGTCTTGAAGGCAGCACCAGGCAGGTGGACCCCAGAGGGTAGTCTCGGGAGGATGGGCCAACCACCCTGTCCCCCCCATGCCCCCGCCCCTGGCAGTGATGAGCAGATGGGGCTTCCACTAACCGAGTTTCACAACAGAGGGGAGCAGATCAAATGGCACACGGCTTGCGGCTCTGAACAAGTACAGCTGCTGACCCCACGAGGGGAGAGCAGCCTGGGAAGAAGGGAAAGTGGATCCGGGGGATAGGCCCCACCACAGGCCCAGCCCTGGTGACGTGGCCACACAAGCGCTTCTGCCGGGAAGGCGTCCACGCGGACCCACCCGAAGCTGTGCAGGCAGGGCCCAAGTGATGCCCACCCACTCTGCCCGGGGACCCGAGGGACACTGCACTTGTCCACGTCCGGATCTGTGCCTTGAGCACGCTTGCTCGAGCACGTGCTGGAGGAGGAAGCACTTAGGTTCGCCCTGTGGGCCGGGCAGCGAAGTGCGGGGAAAGGGCACCAGGCACAAGGACCCCGGTCCTGGCCGACTCTTCACcttctctgtccctcagtttcccTGTTGGTGAAGGCAGACACTAGTGTCGGTGCACAGGTCTCTGCACGGGGACCATCACTCAGCCCTTCTGCACGTGCTGCCAGTCTTTCTGAGGGAGCCTCTTGGTGTTTGGGTCCCTGTCCCCTCCAAACGCATGCGCCCGGGGACCCTGCCCTGGGTGGTctgcccaggcctgggctgggccctAGGGGAGCTGCAAGGGGCGGCTGGGTGGCTGCCGGGCTCAGCAGAGCCCTGAGGGGCCCACAGCCTGCTCTCCCCCTCCAAGTCCCACAAGGACATGGCCCCCCAGAGGAAGGACCTGCAGAGACAGTCCGTCTCCACGCTGCGACTGCAGAACCGAGACCGGCTGTTCCGGGCCTCCAGCAACCAGCCTCCAGAGCAGCAGAAGCAGGACCTTAGGTGCAGGTGGGCCTGAGAGCCAACTGCCCCACCTCTTCCCTCCAGGCCCTACTGAGGAgaccctgccctggcccccaTGGGGATTTTCCCCCACAGACTGCCTGGAGCAGAGCTGTTTTGACCTGGAAGTCCAGGGCTGCGCTAGCTTCAGACACAGCTGGATCCAGGCGCTGCCTTGAGGCCCCTCAGGCTCTGCCTTCCTGGGCATCTGCCTACCCCATTCCCCTGGGCCTGATGTCCCTGTGAACAGCCTCATGCCACTCCCATATCCCCAGCTCAGCCTCCCCAAGTTCAAATGAGCCCAAGAGAGCTCTGATGGGCTTGCGTCACTTGTCAGCCCTGGACTCTTGCCTGCGGCCCCAGGAATGTGGCTCTCTGGTTAAGTGCCTGACCAGGACCCTGGGTGGGGGAGGGCCCCACGGGAAGCAAGGAAGAGGCGAGGAAGCTAGCTGGCCAGACAAACCTGGGAGAGCTGCAGCCTGGCCCCAGCCTGCTGCCCCTCACCATctggcccagggccctggggagcaGGTGTGGCCTCATGGACCCCTCCatggaggtggggcagggcctCCAGTCTGCTAGGGGGCAGCAAGGGCAGGGGCATGAGTGCACTTTTCCGGCTCCACTCCAGCTCTCACGAGGACCAGGTTGCCCGGGCCACCCTGGTCAGATCTTTCCCGGGGAAGTTCAACAAGTTTGTGATCCCTTGTGTCGTTGCCAGTGGCGACATCCAAGACCGGAAGGGGATGGAACCCCTGAGCTTCAGGTGTGGCATCTGGTCAGGGTGGGGTGTGGCCGGCTAAAAAGTTACCATCCCTCCTCTGCTGCCAACCCAGATCTGGGGCCTCGGGGTGGGGCCCGGTGGCTGGGGTGAGTGGGGGCCAGGGCTGAGGGTCAGGCCGTGGGGGTGGGTCCTGGTCCATCGGCGTGCCGGCCCTGCCTCCAGTCCCCACAACACCCTGTACCTGGAGCTGTGGTGTCCAGCGGTGGCACCGTCCATCGTAGTGACGTCCAACAAAGGCACGACCATCTCCAACTTTGGCCACATCGCTGTAGGTGAGTCTTGGTtgagcccagcccccacccccacatcacCACCCACAGGGACCCAGGCCCCCAAGGCACCTCCTGGCCCGGAGGcacaccccaccccagcctggggcTGTGACCCGACTCTCTGGTCCGGTTTCAGGACACTGCGGTGTAAAGAAGGTCTCCATTCAGAACATCTCCCCTGAGGATCTGGCCGTATCCTTATCCACACCCAGCCCAGGCAGCttgcagggagtggggaggggtcgTGGCCCACCCTCGACACCTCTCCTTGACACCGGCCCTCAGCTGGAGTTCTCCATGCTGAACCCCAACGGCCCCTTTGTCCTGCTGAACCCTATCCGCAAGCTGCTGGCGGGTGAGACCCAGGTCCTGGCGCTGTCCTTCTCTCCCCGCGAGAGCGTCCTGGTGAGTCCCAGGCCCACCCTGAGCCATGCCGCAGCCCCAGGCTCCGTGGACCAGCTCGACACTGCACCCCCGCGTGTGCTCAGGCCCGGAGCTGTCCCAGTAGGCCCTGGGAGCAGCCAGTCCTCCTGGGCCCTCCCCTCTGACCCGCAGGCGGAGGCTGGGGAGCTCCCAGAGGACTCAGCGCCAGCGCCCCCAGCTGGGTGCCGGAGCTGCTCCCGGGGCAGAGCTCCCGCACATGCCTCTACAATGTCTGCTCCTCACTAAGGGACGTGGTCTCCGTAGGCCCAGGAAGCGCTGGACATCATCACCAAGAGAGGCACGCTCTCCTTGACCCTCGTGGGGACCGGCGTGGCATCCATGATCACGTGCTCCATTGAAGGGGATGTCCTCAACATGGGCTACGTGATTGCCAGGGAGTCTGTCTCCTCGGGATTCAAGGTGGAGCACCTCGCAGGGGCCCTTgtgcctgccccagcctcctagGAGGGGGCTCCTCCTTGGGAGGGGTTGACTCTGCCTTGGTGGGGAGCCATTGGAGGTGCAGGCCATGCCCTTGCCCGCCCCACACAACTGCCACCTCCACTGGCCTCTCCAGCAGGAGAAGGCTGAGGATgccacctccctccaccccttaGCTGCCCTTGCCTCCTCAGTGCTCTTtgtcctcctgcctcagggcctttgtatgGGCCATCTCACCAGGATGAGTTGGAGCTCAGCTCAGGTACCTCTAGGGGAGAGGTGGCAGACTTCCCTGGTGGGTCCCACTGCCCTGTGGTCTCCCACGCCCTTGCAGGAAGGCAGGTCTGGCTCCCAGGGTCCCTCCAGCTTCTAAGACACACCAGCCTCCGGATCAAGCAGCCCTCGGGACACCTGCTTCCTCGCCTGGCTCAGATTGGGTCCTGGCAGCAGACCAGGGACTGGAATTCCCTGAAGAGTTTTATTGAGGAGGGGGCACTCTCAGGAGAAGGGTGTGAGGGCGGGGACAGAAGCTGAGTGGGGACAGTGGTTCCGCAGAAGGCTAACCTGAGCCTGACAGCAGAGGGAGCCCTGGAGGACCGAGGGCCCCACGGGTGGCTGAGGCCAGTGCGCCAGCCCGCAAGAGGGATGATGTGAGGCTGGACGAGATGAACCAACGCTCAATAACGTGTCACAGGCGCCGGCTGGGGATCGTTGAAGACGGGGGCGATGGTCCCTCGGCAGGGTGTGGCCCAGAGGACAGGCACAGACTGAGGCCTCGTTGTGGCATCCTGCCCATCGTAGCTGGATGGGCCATCCAGTGACAGGGACCCTCTCCTTGCAGCTGCAGAACAACTGCTCACTGCCCATCAGGTTCTCCCTGCAGCTGGACAGCCTCTCCAGCACGAGGGCCAAAGCCCGGCAGCAGCTGCCACAGTTCCTCACCTCACGGGCCAAGAGGGCAGAGGTCGTGGGTGAGCTGATGGGCAGGGCATGGGGGCGTGgtaggcagaggggctggggggaCAGGACGatgtggggggtgggtgggggcagggatggggccAGACGGGAAGGCAGGGTTTGCGGTGGGGTGGAGCACCGGAGGCCAGCAGGAGTGTGGGGCGGGGGAACGCTGGGCAGCAGGCGGTGTGAGCCAGGTACAAGGTGACCCACCCACCACCGCCCACAGGCGTGCAGAACCACAGCGGCCAGAGTGTGTTCAGCGTGGTCCCGGTCGAGGGCGTCCTGGAGGCGGGCGGGGCACAGGACTTCACCGTGACCTTCAGCCCGGATCACGAGAGCCTGTACTTCTCTGACCGACTACAGGTCGTGCTCTTGGAGAAGGTGcgccgcccccaccccagcccctctcccacccaccccccacctgcTGGCCCTTCCCTGCTCTGCCCACTTGGACCCCCAGCCAGGCCTGAGGACTCCTGCTGGGCTGGGGGTCATCAAGTGGAGGGACCAGTGCCCCAGATCCCTTGGCCCTGCTCCTCTGGAGCCCCAGGTGCGAGGTCACAGGACGAGGCTGCTGTGCTCCTCGTCTCCAGAAAATCTCCCGCCAGATCCTCCTGAAGGGCGCAGCGCGTGAGCACATGATGTTCGTGGAGGGCGGAGACCCCCTTGATGTGCCTGTGGAGTCCCTGACTGTGATCCCTGCCTTGGACTCCGAGCACAGAGAGGGTGAGCCTTCTGAGGGGGTGGGAGCCCAGCAGTGATGGCAATAAGAGCACCCCACCCACTCCTCAGCCACATCCGTAACCCTGGGAGGCCTGCAGGGTTGGGCCAGCATTCCTGGCTTCCTGGCTTATCCCCCAAAGCAAGGGGGGCATGCTAAACGGAGATTTCATGAGGACCAGCTCCTCCACTTCTCGCCTGACCCTGGGCAGCTCCCTCGCTCCTTTGGCCACATGCCACCCAGCCAACCCAGCCAGGCCCTCCCTCTCCAGAAGCGGAGGAACTGAAGCCCATCCTGGTGACCCTGGAATACCTCCAGCTGGACGTGGACATGCCAGCCCCACCTGCCACCCGAGAGCTGCACGTGGGCTGCATCCGGACCACCCAGCTGTCCCCAAAGAAGGTGACTGCAGCACTGCCCCAGCCTGCCTGGCACCTCTGCGACCGCCCCTGCCTGGGCCTCCCAGGCCGTTCCTGGCCTCGCCCcttgatggggggggggggtgggcagccTGCTGGTCAGGGCTGAGAGGGTGGGTGGAGCTGGGCATCCTGGCCCCCAGCCTCGCTGCCCCCTGGGAGCTGTGCCAGGCCTACCGGCCTGCCAGCAGCTCCAATGTCCCACAGACTGTCGAGTTCAGCTTGGATAGCATCACGTCCCTGCAGCACAAGGGCTTCACCATCGAGCCCTCCAGGGGCTTCGTGGAACGCGGCCAGACCAAGACCATCAGCATCTCCTGGATGCCACCTGCCGACTTTGATGTGGGTGCCATGGACTGTGGCCAGAGACCCCTGTGAAAGCCAAAGGCTGGGCAAGATGataccccttccccacccctgagAGGGGGCTGCTGGGTGGGCCCTGGGTGGGTGAGGTGGGCAGATCTGCCTGAgggtctccctccttcctccccactcccatttCAGCCGGACCACCCACTCATGGCATCAGCCCTGCTGCAGCTCAGGGGGGACGTGAAGGAGCTCTACAAGGTCCTCTTTGTAGCCCAGGTGGTGAGCAGCCCCGGAGGCCACAGGAGTCTTTCCACGTAGCCCCCGCAGACCCTCCCGCCCATCCTTGCAGCCCTCCCCTAGTCTAAGACCAGGCCGATCCATCCGGGACCTGGGACCTGCACATCCCCTGCTGAGCAGGTTCGAATGGGCAGCCCTCTGCACGGCCCCATGGCCAGGGCACCCCAGCCCCAAGGCGTGGCCACTTCCTGCTGCCCTGGACCCGGTGAGCCAGGGGCCACGAGcaccccctccctggcccccacGCTCAGAACCAGCAATTAGGCCAATCCTGCCTACAACCTACTCCTAACATGAGCCCAtcagagcccccagccccaccggCACCTGCCCAGCCTTTAGAGGCCTCAGTGGGGGGAAGAGCTGCCCCACGGGTCTGCCAATAAACCCTCTGCAAGCTGCTGCATACAGGCCTGCAGTGCAGGCAACAGCGAGTCATTTGCTGGGGCGAGCACAGAATGAGAGGTGGGGACAGAACCCTGGGGAGGCAGCCCCCTGTCTCCCACCCACACACACGCGAATCAGTCCATAAAACAATGAACTCTGCCTGGGAGACTAAGGAGGGGCTTCCTGGAGCACTGGGGGAACAGCTGGCAGGCCAGGGTGCGGGGGGTGCAGGGCTGGACTTGAAACGCCCAGACCCGGAGAGGCCCAGCAAGGAGGGAGACTGGGGCAGGAGGCTCCAGAGGCCGGGGCACCCTTCAGGCCTCCTTGTTCCTCCCAAGTTTAGGATCCCTGCTGTCCCCAAGAAAGGAGCGAGCCAATGTCAGGGACACACCCTCACTCATGTCCTCCCTCAGAGCGTGGCCCGGTCCAGGGTGAGGCCCCAGTGCATGAGTCTGGTTTCCCACTTTTCTGAACTGAGTCCAGGCTCGGCCTTCTGGGCCCCAACCAGCCCTGCAAGGTAGAAGCCCCCCCAGCCTGTGAGACAGTCCTGGGAGCTCAGAATGGTGTCCGCACCCCAGCCCCTACCTTGTAGATAGTGGCTGGTTGGACACTGTCCCCACAGAGCCCACCCCCCAGGAGAACATGCGCAGCCCGCCCCGGCAGGGGTGGAGGGCACAGTGCATCCGGGGCCTTTCCTGAGCACTGGCTTCAGGACACCAACCTGGAGCCACCTGTCCTCACCCCAGCTCCTCGTTGCCCTTGGTGCCTGGAAGCTGCTATCTCCCTCACCTCGAGCTGGTGACAGCGACCCTAGAGCGGCATTTTGTAGGACTTCTGTCTGGTGGGCAGAACCAGGTCCCTTCCTACCGCTCACTGGGGCTGACCAGTCATAGGCCAAGCCTCCTCTTCACCAGGTGAGAGGGGAAGGCAGGACCCAGCAGACCAGGCTCAGCCCCCAGGAGGTGGTGCTCCCTGCAGGGCATTGTCCGTGCCGGGCAGGAGAGGCAGGCCACTCTCTTCTAAACCCTGGCCTGGCTCTCCTGCTAGTAGGCACTGGTACTCACTGGCTAAGGCCCTGCCTGGACTCCTGCACCCTGGCTGGACTTCTGCCCATCTCCTCCCTCCGGCCCTCGAGCTGGGCCCCAAGGCAGTcaaggcaggagagaggaggaaggatggCCAGGAGCCAAGTATGGCCGGCCTGGCTGGAGCAGGGTGGGCACAGCCCAGAGGTGCAGGACAGAGTCTGGCTGAAAGCAAGGAGCAAGTGCCTCGCAGATCCAGGAAGGAGAGAGCCAAGCTAAGGAGGCTCTGCCCTCAACAGGGTGGGGTCACTTCCCTTCCAGAGGGGGAGACAATGTAGGGGTCGACTGTCCTGAGTGCAAGGAAGAAAGACAGGACAGGGGccgtctggtggcatagtggttaagtttgcgcactctgcttcagtggcccggggtttgccggtgtggatcccaggcacagacctacacatcgttcaagccatgctgtggctgcatcccacatacaaaatagaggaaggctggcacagatgttagctgaaggacaatcttcctcaccaaaaaaagaaggaaagaatgcaaAGACAGGACAGAGGTGGCTGATCCTCCCACCCTCCCGGGACAAAGCAGACCACTCTGCACCTTGCCGTACTGACTGCCTCCCTTAGCCTGCCCACCAGATGATGGAGCAGAGGCCAGAAGGAACCTAACAGGATGCCTAgcctggtgggaggaggggagagggccagGAGGGCCTCCTGGAAGAAATGGTCCCCAGCTTCCTGGGCAGCATGGACAGCaggcactccaggcagagggaatggcgcTGAGCgatctgtgcccccaggccaaGAGGCCACCTCCCCCAGGCTGAGCGTGGCTTTCAAGGCGAAGCCCTCCTGGAAATGGTGTGCTCCCAGGGTGCCTGGAGGGCCCAGAGCCGAGCTCGGAATCCCAAGTTCCGGTGGGCCAGGCCAACCGGGGAGCGCCTGCTGCGTGCGTGCATAATAAATGTCCTCGAACGACGCGCTTGACCCCAGCGTCCCCACTGTTACAGCCTTTTCCTTTGGGCGCCGCGGTGTGTGCGAGGTTTGGTCACATTTGTCCTGGCTGCCACCCTCCGAGGCCACAACGTTCCAGGGGGCGCCGCGATCCACCCCGAGCCCGACTGCAGACAGGCCTGGGCCGGCCGGGCTGGAGCTCCGCGCTCGGGCCGAGACCGAAACTGCCCTCCACTGGCGACCCCAGGCTCGGCGACGCGGAGGCGCGGGCCTGGCGGGCGGGGCCGTGGGGCGGAGCGTCCGGGGGCGGGGCCGTCGGGGCGGGATTTGCACTGGGCGTGGCTTCAAGGGGCGGGCCCTCAGGTGGGCGGTGCCTTCGGTCCCGGAGTCCGGGGGGGCGGGGCCTCTAAAGGGCTCGGCTATCATTGGGTGGAGATTTGGGGGCGGGGAATGTTGGGCGTGGCTACTGGGTTCCGGAGCCGCGTTTGCGCTGGGCGCGGCCTCCATAAAGCTGTGAGGGCGGGGCACCTGGGGCGCGGCTGCAGGGTGGTCCTCCAATGGGTGCGGCTCGGGGGCGGGGCTTTAGTGGGGCGGGGCCTCTGAACGGAAGGCTCACATAGGGCGGAGACTTGGGGGCGGGACACTGGAGCGGGGCTGCAGGGTGGCCCTCCAATGGGCGCTGCTCTGGGGCGGGGCTTGCGTACGGCGGGGCCTCCATAAAGCGGCTCAGCGCCGGCACCTCCTCCCCGTCCGCGCCGAATATGTTCGTGGGGCGGTCGCCCGCCCgcgggctcctgctgctgctgctgtcgtTCCTGCTGCTGCCGCAGGTGGGTCGCGGGCGCTCGGCTCGGGCACCGCGGGGCGGGGCTGCACGCGGCCTGCCCCGGCCCGGGCTCACCCCTGTCCCCACAGGTGGCGCTGGGCTTCGCAGACGGCAGCTGCGACCCCTTGGACCAGTAAGtcgtggggagggagcagggctccGCCCCGCCCTGTGGGGAGGCTCGGGAGGGCCGGGCGGCCGGCCGGTGCCCCGCCTGCTCCAGGTGCCGCCCTCCCCGCAGGTGCCCGCCCCAGGCCCGCTGGAGCAGCCTGTGGCACGTGGGGTAAGTGGAGGGCGCGGCGCGGAGGGTGCCCCACGGTTCTCTCCGGGGCCAGGCCCACCAGACCCCACCCTGCCTGGCTCCAAGGCTGGAGTCGCCTGCACTGTTCCTCACCCCTGCCGCTGGCGGGAAGGCGCTGGGGCCCTCAGCCTACTCCTGCCCCCAGGACCATGGGCAGCCTCCCATGTGGGTCTTGCCCCAGACCCGCACAGCTCGGGCCACTCGGGCCCTTGGCAGGTCCTCCCTTCATAGCCTgcttgcccacctcccaccccctccctcctcaaTCCTGCAGGAGTCGCCTGTGAACATGGTCATTGGTCTGGGCACAGGATTGTGCAGTCAGCCCAGGACAGTGTGTCCTGGGAGTGAGCCCAAGGCCACTTGTGGCCAGCCCTGGAGAGACAGCCAGGGCAGGCCCAGCAGCAGGAGGCTGCGGTGGGCCAGCTCCTTAGGCCCAGCTCTGGCCAGGAAGGAGGTCTCCGGCCTAGAGGGAcattctctggttttcttttgtgCTGTCTTCAGTGGTTGGGTCATGACTGCCCCAGGGAGCAGGTGCCCGGTGGCTGGGGGTCAGTCCAGTGGTAGGGTCTTACTCCTCCCTGCCCAGGCTTATCCTGCTTGCtgtcctcctgctgctgctgtgtggGGTCACGGCCAGCTGTGTCCGGTCCTGCTGCCTCCGGAAGCGGGCACACACTCAGCCACACCTGCCCTCCACACCTCAGCCTTGCGACCTGACAGTCATTCCTGTGGACAGCGACAGCCCCGTGCACAGCACTGTGACTTGTGAGTGCCTGCAGACACTGCTCCTGGTGGCCTGCCTGCCTGcaagggggagtggggggtgggtgAGGGCCAAACCCATCCCCACAAACCCACTCCGGTTCCCTGCAGCCTACAGCTCCGTGCAGTA
This genomic interval carries:
- the TMEM52 gene encoding transmembrane protein 52, yielding MFVGRSPARGLLLLLLSFLLLPQVALGFADGSCDPLDQCPPQARWSSLWHVGLILLAVLLLLLCGVTASCVRSCCLRKRAHTQPHLPSTPQPCDLTVIPVDSDSPVHSTVTSYSSVQYPLSTQLPLPFGELDLDSMTPPAYSLYAPELPPSYDEAVKMAKPKQEEPPPSQ